One region of Skermanella mucosa genomic DNA includes:
- a CDS encoding RNA polymerase sigma factor, with product MTSWALQDMRHAITTMMPDLRRYARSLTRSADAADDLVQTAYERVLTRQVSLESIEQPASWMRCIIRNLWVDQKRSSRERLSAPLEDGEHIGTEETERTLIARSTLMRVREVMAALPEEQRAPIMLVCVEGFSYQEAAAELNIPIGTLMSRLARGRLELARRVGLAK from the coding sequence ATGACTTCGTGGGCCTTGCAGGATATGCGGCACGCTATCACCACCATGATGCCGGACCTGCGGCGCTATGCGCGTTCGCTGACACGATCAGCCGATGCCGCTGACGATCTCGTCCAGACAGCCTACGAGCGCGTCCTGACGCGACAGGTATCTCTGGAATCCATCGAGCAGCCGGCGAGCTGGATGCGCTGCATCATCCGGAACCTGTGGGTCGACCAGAAGCGCAGTTCCCGGGAGCGTCTGTCGGCGCCGTTGGAAGACGGCGAGCATATCGGAACGGAGGAAACCGAGCGGACCCTGATCGCACGCTCCACCCTGATGCGGGTGCGAGAGGTGATGGCGGCGCTTCCCGAGGAGCAGCGCGCGCCCATCATGCTGGTCTGCGTCGAGGGCTTCAGCTACCAGGAGGCCGCCGCGGAGCTGAACATTCCGATCGGCACCCTGATGAGCCGCCTTGCTCGGGGACGGCTTGAACTCGCCAGACGGGTAGGTTTGGCGAAATGA
- a CDS encoding SRPBCC family protein — protein MDRSMTAAANWGRYALLAGGGLLTVQGLRRGGWAGAALTAAGAGLLASGVANDAVRERLHLPDLRDMPAIHPKPVTIRHSVTIAKPREELYRFWRDFTNLSRIMTEIDRIDVRDPRHSHWVVNGPGGAKVTFDAEVDDDRENERIAWRSVGDAQVHNSGWVTFADAPGGRGTEVRLELTYEPPLGRLGRGIAMLSGQEPQLHAHRALRRLKQLMEAGEITTTEGQPSGRSG, from the coding sequence ATGGATCGATCGATGACGGCGGCCGCGAACTGGGGCCGCTACGCCTTGCTGGCCGGCGGTGGATTGCTGACCGTCCAGGGGCTGCGCCGCGGCGGTTGGGCTGGGGCGGCCTTGACGGCGGCCGGGGCGGGCCTGCTCGCCAGCGGCGTCGCCAACGATGCCGTAAGGGAGCGCCTCCATCTTCCGGACTTGCGCGACATGCCGGCCATCCACCCGAAACCGGTCACCATCCGCCATTCGGTCACGATCGCCAAGCCGCGCGAGGAACTGTACCGGTTCTGGCGCGACTTCACGAACCTGTCGCGGATCATGACGGAAATCGACCGGATCGACGTACGGGACCCGCGCCACTCCCACTGGGTAGTCAACGGACCGGGCGGGGCAAAGGTGACCTTCGACGCGGAGGTCGATGACGACCGCGAGAACGAGCGCATCGCCTGGCGCAGCGTCGGCGACGCCCAGGTGCATAACTCGGGCTGGGTTACGTTCGCCGACGCGCCGGGCGGCCGCGGCACGGAAGTACGGCTCGAACTGACTTACGAACCGCCGCTGGGCCGGCTGGGCCGAGGGATCGCCATGCTATCGGGACAGGAGCCCCAACTCCATGCCCACCGGGCGCTGCGCCGGCTCAAGCAGCTGATGGAAGCGGGCGAGATCACCACCACGGAAGGTCAGCCGTCCGGCCGTAGCGGTTGA
- a CDS encoding 3-hydroxyacyl-CoA dehydrogenase family protein: MSIGPVRIGIVGAGMMGAEIALSFALAGNEVRLHDNDPASIDRAMARLGEVLDKGASRGFYKAEDKQATLDRLLPTPDLAAYADREFVIEAVFEDVSVKSEVFRRLDAICAPDCLLASNTSTIPISTLAAALSAERRNRFLGTHFFSPVSRMKLVEVIPGFETAPDVVDRVMEICWAAAKEPIQVKDVAGFAVNRVLHAFLIEAVRLAEEEVATPEDIDKACRLGLGHPVGPFELMDLVTNGLTLQVQEILHDAYGPRFLPRPLLKQRVAAGHQGRRTGRGWKAYGR, translated from the coding sequence ATGAGTATCGGACCCGTGAGAATCGGAATCGTCGGCGCCGGCATGATGGGCGCGGAGATCGCGCTGAGCTTCGCCCTCGCCGGCAACGAGGTGCGGCTGCATGACAACGATCCGGCGTCGATCGATCGCGCCATGGCGCGGCTCGGCGAGGTGCTGGACAAGGGCGCCTCACGGGGCTTTTACAAGGCGGAGGACAAACAGGCGACGCTCGACCGCCTGCTGCCGACGCCGGACCTCGCGGCATATGCCGACCGCGAGTTCGTGATCGAGGCGGTGTTCGAGGACGTCTCGGTCAAGTCAGAGGTTTTCCGCCGCCTGGACGCGATCTGCGCGCCGGACTGCCTGCTCGCCAGCAACACCTCGACCATCCCGATCTCGACCCTGGCGGCGGCGCTGTCGGCGGAGCGGCGGAATCGCTTCCTCGGCACCCATTTCTTCTCGCCGGTCAGCCGCATGAAGCTCGTCGAGGTGATCCCCGGCTTCGAGACCGCGCCGGACGTCGTGGACCGGGTGATGGAGATCTGCTGGGCCGCCGCGAAGGAGCCGATCCAGGTCAAGGACGTCGCCGGGTTCGCCGTCAACCGGGTGCTGCATGCCTTCCTGATCGAGGCCGTCCGCCTCGCCGAGGAGGAGGTCGCGACGCCGGAGGACATCGACAAGGCCTGTCGCCTGGGCCTCGGCCACCCCGTCGGTCCGTTCGAGCTGATGGACCTGGTGACCAACGGATTGACGCTCCAGGTCCAGGAGATCCTGCACGACGCCTACGGCCCGCGCTTCCTGCCGCGCCCCCTCCTGAAGCAGCGGGTCGCGGCCGGCCACCAGGGGCGCCGCACCGGCCGCGGCTGGAAGGCTTACGGCCGCTAG
- a CDS encoding acyl-CoA dehydrogenase, with amino-acid sequence MPSLLIDRRDLDFQLYDVLRVQDLTTRERFAEHSRETFDASIDTALRLAERYFAPHNRKSDLEEPRFDGTRVHVIPEVGEALDAFSRAGMMAAGQDFELGGMQLPHAVALAGFGLFKAANLATASYPMLTMAAANLILAHGSEEQKARYVPNMLAGRWFGTMALTEPHAGSSLADIRTMAEPAGDGTWRLTGNKIFISGGDHDLSENIVHMVLGRIRGAPAGTKGISLFLVPKFLVEPDGSLGRRNDVALAGLIHKMGWRGTTSTMLNFGEREGAVAWLVGEPNQGLSYMFHMMNEARIAVGLGAVMLGYTGYLHALDYARNRPQGRPAGAKDPSAPQRPIMEHADVRRMLLAQKAYVEGGLALCLYAARLVDERRTATDEGARREAGLLLDILTPLVKAWPAQYCLEANDLAIQVHGGYGYTREYPVEQFYRDNRLNPIHEGTNGIQALDLLGRKVAMEGGAAFRLLVREVRATIDQAGGGEAAGHAEDLARTWDLIERITAALGEGPADRALANASLYLDLVGHAVVAWMWLRQAVAVRMHPDAAFRAGKLQACRYFFHYELPRARAHAQVLLSLDPTLLDMRPDWF; translated from the coding sequence ATGCCAAGTCTGCTGATCGACCGGCGCGACCTGGATTTCCAGCTGTACGACGTTCTCCGGGTCCAGGACCTGACCACGCGTGAGCGTTTCGCCGAGCATAGCCGCGAGACCTTCGATGCTTCCATCGATACGGCGCTTCGGTTGGCCGAACGGTACTTCGCCCCGCATAACCGCAAGTCCGACCTGGAGGAACCCCGCTTCGACGGCACCAGGGTCCATGTGATCCCGGAAGTCGGGGAGGCGCTGGACGCTTTCTCAAGGGCCGGCATGATGGCCGCGGGTCAGGACTTCGAGCTTGGCGGAATGCAGCTTCCCCATGCGGTGGCGCTGGCCGGCTTCGGGCTGTTCAAGGCCGCCAACCTGGCGACCGCCTCTTATCCCATGCTGACCATGGCGGCGGCCAACCTGATCCTGGCCCACGGGTCGGAGGAACAGAAAGCCCGCTATGTCCCGAACATGCTGGCCGGGCGCTGGTTCGGCACCATGGCGCTGACCGAGCCCCATGCGGGCTCTTCACTGGCCGACATCAGGACCATGGCCGAGCCCGCCGGCGACGGCACCTGGCGGCTGACCGGCAACAAGATCTTCATCTCCGGCGGCGATCACGACCTGTCGGAGAACATCGTCCACATGGTGCTGGGCCGGATCCGCGGGGCGCCGGCCGGGACCAAGGGCATTTCCCTGTTCCTGGTGCCCAAGTTCCTGGTCGAGCCGGACGGCTCCCTCGGGCGGCGCAACGACGTGGCGCTGGCCGGCCTGATCCACAAGATGGGCTGGCGGGGCACCACCTCGACCATGCTGAACTTCGGGGAGCGGGAAGGCGCCGTCGCCTGGCTGGTCGGGGAGCCGAACCAGGGCCTGTCCTACATGTTCCACATGATGAACGAGGCCCGCATCGCGGTCGGGCTCGGCGCCGTCATGCTGGGCTATACCGGCTACCTGCACGCGCTCGATTACGCCCGGAACCGTCCCCAGGGGCGCCCGGCGGGGGCTAAGGACCCCTCGGCGCCGCAGCGACCCATCATGGAGCACGCCGATGTCCGTCGCATGCTGCTGGCCCAGAAAGCCTATGTGGAGGGCGGGCTGGCGCTGTGCCTCTACGCCGCCCGGCTGGTCGACGAGCGGCGCACCGCCACGGACGAGGGCGCCCGGCGCGAGGCGGGGCTCCTGCTCGACATCCTGACGCCGCTGGTCAAGGCCTGGCCGGCGCAGTACTGCCTGGAAGCCAACGACCTCGCCATCCAGGTCCATGGCGGCTACGGCTATACCCGGGAGTATCCGGTCGAGCAGTTCTACCGGGACAACCGGCTGAACCCGATCCACGAGGGCACCAACGGCATCCAGGCCCTGGACCTGCTCGGCCGCAAGGTCGCCATGGAGGGCGGTGCCGCCTTCAGGCTGCTGGTTCGGGAGGTCCGGGCCACCATCGACCAGGCCGGGGGCGGGGAGGCGGCCGGCCACGCCGAAGACCTGGCGCGGACCTGGGACCTGATCGAGCGGATCACCGCGGCGCTGGGCGAGGGGCCGGCCGACCGCGCGCTCGCCAACGCCTCGCTGTACCTGGATCTGGTCGGCCATGCCGTCGTCGCCTGGATGTGGCTGAGGCAGGCAGTCGCGGTCCGGATGCATCCGGACGCGGCGTTCCGGGCGGGCAAGCTCCAGGCCTGCCGCTACTTCTTCCATTACGAACTGCCGCGCGCCCGGGCTCATGCCCAGGTGCTGCTTTCGCTCGATCCGACGCTGCTCGACATGCGGCCGGACTGGTTTTGA
- a CDS encoding response regulator: protein MMCRPAYAAESGAGGVERLRRALRVLIVEDEAITAMHIEDMVLQLGHDVIATVDTGHAAVEAARRLRPDVVLMDIRLARGSDGIQAALEIREDPGIRSIFMSAQSDAPTRRRAAAAEPFGYLVKPFAMVQIAEAFSAALAEID, encoded by the coding sequence ATGATGTGCCGACCTGCCTATGCCGCGGAATCGGGCGCCGGCGGGGTGGAGCGGCTCCGTCGCGCGCTCCGCGTCCTCATCGTCGAGGATGAGGCCATTACCGCCATGCATATCGAGGACATGGTCCTCCAACTCGGGCATGATGTCATCGCCACGGTCGATACCGGACATGCTGCCGTCGAGGCGGCGAGGCGGCTTCGCCCCGATGTCGTGCTGATGGACATCCGCCTTGCCAGGGGCTCCGACGGGATCCAGGCAGCCTTGGAGATCAGGGAGGACCCCGGCATCCGCTCCATCTTCATGAGCGCCCAGTCCGACGCGCCGACCCGGCGGCGCGCGGCCGCCGCCGAACCCTTCGGCTACCTTGTGAAGCCTTTCGCCATGGTTCAGATAGCGGAGGCATTCAGCGCAGCGCTGGCCGAGATCGACTGA
- a CDS encoding sensor histidine kinase — MSKADRDGEHQFRLLADNAPVMIWRSDLTKACDFFNKPWLEFSGRTMEEELGFGWAEGVHPEDHDRCVRIYTTSFDTRECFTMPYRLRRHDGEYRWLLDNGRPYHDADGSFAGYFGSCIDITDMKQALDDKDVLLREVHHRVRNNMQLISSLLEMQASTAQAPEARSKLQETAWRVRSIALAQEQLHEAGNFSNVDLGDYVRSLILAVADMSERITFEVDVDQIPFPLDRAVPTGLIVNELLTNSLKHAFPGDRAGTVRVEARRGDDGTVTITISDDGVGLPSTDLPERARSLGYRLVKRLGMQAGARISVENACGTRHRIVLSPA; from the coding sequence ATGTCGAAGGCGGACAGGGATGGCGAACACCAGTTCCGCCTGCTTGCCGATAACGCTCCGGTCATGATCTGGCGATCCGACCTGACCAAGGCATGCGATTTCTTCAACAAGCCGTGGCTCGAATTCTCGGGCCGGACCATGGAAGAGGAACTTGGATTCGGCTGGGCCGAGGGGGTCCATCCCGAGGATCACGATCGTTGCGTCCGGATCTACACGACTAGCTTCGACACGCGCGAATGCTTCACCATGCCGTACCGGCTCAGGCGGCATGACGGGGAGTATCGCTGGCTGCTGGACAATGGACGCCCCTATCACGATGCCGACGGCTCCTTCGCCGGCTATTTCGGTTCTTGCATCGACATCACCGACATGAAGCAGGCGCTGGACGACAAGGACGTGCTGCTGCGCGAGGTGCATCACCGGGTCCGCAACAACATGCAGCTGATCTCAAGCCTCCTCGAAATGCAGGCCAGCACCGCCCAGGCACCGGAAGCCAGGAGCAAGCTGCAGGAGACCGCCTGGCGCGTCCGGTCGATCGCACTGGCGCAAGAGCAGCTTCACGAGGCCGGGAACTTCTCGAACGTCGATCTGGGGGACTATGTCCGGTCCCTCATCCTGGCGGTGGCGGACATGAGCGAGCGAATCACCTTTGAGGTCGATGTCGATCAGATCCCTTTCCCGCTGGACCGGGCGGTGCCCACCGGGCTGATCGTCAACGAGTTGCTGACGAACTCCCTGAAACACGCGTTCCCCGGCGACAGGGCCGGTACCGTCCGGGTCGAGGCGCGCCGGGGAGACGACGGAACGGTGACGATCACCATCTCCGACGACGGCGTCGGTCTGCCCTCGACCGACTTGCCGGAACGGGCGCGGAGCCTGGGATACCGCTTGGTCAAGCGGCTGGGCATGCAGGCGGGAGCCCGGATCTCGGTGGAGAACGCCTGCGGCACCCGCCACCGGATCGTCCTGTCCCCGGCGTGA
- a CDS encoding DUF350 domain-containing protein: METDFGTVLTSLGQGLPVLLLHFAVTLLLLALGVACYTAITPFNERHLVRGGNIAAGIVYGGTIVAFAIPLGATLATSLFLLDIVIWGLIALVLQLAAFGIATLLFRDMRPMIEGGNVAAALTLAGIQIGIGLLNAGAMAG, from the coding sequence ATGGAAACCGATTTCGGCACCGTCCTCACCAGCCTTGGCCAGGGCCTGCCCGTCCTGCTGCTGCACTTCGCGGTGACCCTGCTGCTGCTGGCGCTCGGCGTCGCCTGCTACACCGCGATAACCCCGTTCAACGAGCGGCACCTCGTCCGCGGCGGCAACATCGCCGCCGGCATCGTCTATGGCGGCACCATCGTGGCCTTCGCGATACCGCTGGGCGCCACGCTCGCCACCAGCCTGTTCCTGCTGGACATCGTGATCTGGGGCCTGATCGCCCTGGTGCTCCAGCTCGCCGCCTTCGGCATCGCGACCCTGCTGTTCCGCGACATGCGGCCGATGATCGAAGGGGGGAATGTGGCGGCGGCCCTGACCCTGGCGGGAATTCAGATCGGAATCGGCCTGTTGAACGCTGGCGCGATGGCGGGATGA
- a CDS encoding DUF2491 family protein — protein MTWRWLKVVALGAALVLTGAPALERWPSGGRVEVTMGVDHAEARPRSGGSRSSGGYSRPSSSYSRTPSFGSTSRSSRTPSASGGYSRPSTSGGGIFGSGAPSAGDRAVSRQSGGDALSRYREQQQPPAAAAPTAPRPDYGTQYGGQRRSGGSGWGWGSGTGGSYGGGGYGGSFGRGYSGGGYGGGFGGWGGARGWSVPGYAARSASRFGIWDGLFLWFLLDNLTRPGYADFFHNHQNDPGYQQWRAEADRLAADNADLRSKLNSLDQSLDAKQGEPRDPEYLPPDTPREVALAGTADSPADSGGFGEFGLVAIVLVGGGVIFLVWLWRKQKGARPARSGGSGSMSNLRTAGNILRQKLSGETYKPSLFRVGMTLTLDPTPFILAGGTTKVAAPSEVSGSNMLVSVAMVSTVGDGAATLHRLYLPEEKGFFQIHLNTAGQPDECRFFSLMDEVQPGSEEEWGFWLDKREGMIGWPEFQTKDGKVYPRLWAPGPSRIPPHTQYENGTDANGMTVRTVNTMLYAAPTGAADPAPPTEYIMVSAVEEGSQAWVEIHAGIDINPAMLSLA, from the coding sequence ATGACTTGGCGATGGCTCAAGGTGGTGGCGCTCGGCGCCGCGCTGGTCCTGACCGGCGCCCCGGCGCTGGAACGCTGGCCGTCCGGCGGCCGCGTCGAGGTCACCATGGGCGTGGACCATGCGGAGGCACGCCCGCGGTCCGGTGGTTCACGGTCGTCGGGCGGCTATTCACGGCCGAGCAGCAGCTATTCGCGCACGCCGTCGTTCGGGAGCACGAGCCGGTCGAGCAGGACGCCGTCGGCCAGCGGCGGCTATTCCCGGCCGTCCACGTCGGGCGGCGGCATCTTCGGCTCCGGCGCGCCCTCCGCGGGCGACCGCGCCGTGTCGCGCCAGTCCGGCGGCGATGCGCTCAGCCGCTACCGCGAACAGCAGCAGCCCCCGGCCGCGGCGGCTCCGACCGCGCCCAGGCCAGATTACGGCACCCAGTACGGCGGGCAGCGGCGCAGCGGCGGCTCCGGCTGGGGCTGGGGCTCGGGCACCGGCGGAAGCTATGGTGGGGGAGGGTACGGCGGCTCCTTCGGTCGCGGATATTCGGGCGGCGGGTACGGTGGCGGCTTCGGCGGCTGGGGCGGGGCGCGCGGCTGGTCGGTGCCCGGCTACGCGGCCCGTTCGGCGTCCCGGTTCGGGATCTGGGACGGACTGTTCCTGTGGTTCCTGCTCGATAACCTGACCCGCCCCGGCTACGCCGATTTCTTCCATAACCATCAGAACGATCCGGGCTACCAGCAATGGCGGGCCGAGGCCGACCGCCTCGCCGCCGACAACGCCGACCTGCGATCGAAATTGAACTCGCTCGACCAATCCCTGGACGCCAAGCAGGGCGAACCCCGCGATCCCGAATACCTGCCGCCCGACACCCCGCGCGAGGTCGCGCTGGCCGGGACCGCCGACTCGCCGGCCGATTCGGGCGGTTTCGGCGAGTTCGGCCTCGTCGCGATCGTACTGGTCGGCGGAGGCGTGATTTTCCTGGTCTGGCTGTGGCGAAAGCAGAAGGGCGCGCGGCCCGCCCGTTCCGGAGGGAGTGGCTCCATGAGCAATCTTAGGACCGCAGGCAATATCCTGCGTCAGAAATTGTCGGGCGAAACCTACAAGCCGTCGCTGTTCCGGGTGGGCATGACGCTGACCCTGGACCCGACGCCCTTCATCCTGGCCGGCGGCACGACCAAGGTCGCGGCGCCCAGCGAGGTCTCCGGCTCCAACATGCTGGTCAGCGTCGCCATGGTCTCCACCGTCGGCGACGGCGCCGCCACGCTGCACCGGCTCTACCTGCCGGAGGAGAAGGGATTCTTCCAGATCCACCTGAACACCGCGGGCCAGCCCGACGAATGCCGCTTCTTCTCCCTGATGGACGAGGTCCAGCCGGGCAGCGAGGAGGAGTGGGGTTTCTGGCTGGACAAGCGCGAAGGCATGATCGGCTGGCCGGAGTTCCAGACCAAGGACGGCAAGGTCTATCCGCGCCTTTGGGCGCCCGGGCCGTCGCGCATTCCGCCGCACACCCAGTACGAGAACGGCACCGACGCCAACGGCATGACCGTCAGGACGGTCAACACCATGCTCTACGCCGCTCCGACCGGGGCCGCCGATCCGGCGCCGCCGACCGAATACATCATGGTGTCGGCGGTGGAGGAGGGCAGCCAGGCCTGGGTCGAGATCCACGCCGGCATCGACATCAATCCCGCCATGCTCTCCCTCGCCTGA
- a CDS encoding acyl-CoA dehydrogenase family protein: protein MSASIQASDASGLRDRLLAFMDRHIYPNEKVWHEQHAAQADRWQAPPIVEELKAKAREEGLWNLFLPESELGAGLSNSDYAPLCEIMGRSFMAPEIFNCSAPDTGNMEVLVRYGTPEQKERWLKPLLAGEIRSCFAMTEPDVASSDATNIECRIQRDGDHYVINGRKWWSSGANDPRCRIAILMGKTDPSAPKHQQQSMILVPFDTPGVEVVRPLTVFGYDDAPHGHAEVTYTDVRVPASNILLGEGRGFEIAQGRLGPGRIHHCMRLIGQAERALEAMCARAHARVAFGKPLAMQGALRQEIARSRIEIDQARLLVMEAARRMDTVGNKAARGLIAMIKVVAPNVALAVIDRAIQVHGGAGVCQDFHLAYAWASARTLRLADGPDEVHLESVARLELAKHG from the coding sequence GTGTCCGCCAGCATCCAAGCCTCCGACGCCTCCGGCCTGCGCGACAGGCTTCTCGCCTTCATGGACCGGCACATCTATCCCAACGAGAAGGTCTGGCACGAACAGCACGCCGCCCAGGCCGACCGCTGGCAGGCGCCGCCGATCGTCGAGGAACTGAAGGCGAAGGCCCGGGAGGAAGGCCTCTGGAACCTGTTCCTGCCCGAGAGCGAACTGGGCGCCGGGCTGTCCAACAGCGACTACGCGCCGCTGTGCGAGATCATGGGCCGCTCCTTCATGGCGCCGGAAATCTTCAACTGCTCGGCCCCGGACACCGGCAACATGGAAGTCCTGGTCCGCTACGGGACACCGGAGCAGAAGGAGCGCTGGCTGAAACCCCTCCTGGCCGGCGAAATCCGCTCCTGCTTCGCCATGACCGAGCCGGACGTCGCGTCGTCCGACGCCACCAACATCGAATGCCGGATCCAACGCGACGGCGACCACTACGTCATCAACGGGCGCAAATGGTGGTCTTCGGGCGCGAACGACCCGCGCTGCAGGATCGCGATCCTGATGGGCAAGACCGACCCGTCCGCGCCCAAGCACCAGCAGCAGTCCATGATCCTGGTGCCGTTCGACACGCCCGGCGTCGAAGTGGTCCGGCCCCTGACCGTGTTCGGCTACGACGACGCCCCGCACGGCCATGCCGAGGTGACCTACACCGATGTCCGGGTCCCCGCCTCGAACATCCTGCTCGGCGAGGGCAGGGGCTTCGAGATCGCGCAGGGGCGGCTTGGGCCGGGCCGTATCCACCACTGCATGCGCCTGATCGGCCAGGCCGAGCGGGCGTTGGAAGCCATGTGCGCCCGCGCGCACGCCCGCGTCGCCTTCGGCAAGCCGCTGGCCATGCAGGGCGCCCTGCGGCAGGAGATAGCCCGGTCGCGAATCGAGATCGATCAGGCCCGCCTTCTGGTCATGGAAGCGGCGCGCCGGATGGATACGGTCGGCAACAAGGCGGCTCGCGGGCTGATCGCCATGATCAAGGTGGTTGCGCCGAATGTCGCTTTGGCGGTCATCGACCGGGCGATCCAGGTCCATGGCGGCGCGGGGGTCTGCCAGGACTTCCACTTGGCTTACGCCTGGGCCTCCGCCCGGACCCTCAGGCTGGCGGACGGTCCCGACGAGGTTCACCTCGAGTCCGTGGCCCGGCTGGAGCTGGCGAAGCACGGCTGA